Proteins from a genomic interval of Gemmatimonadaceae bacterium:
- a CDS encoding carbohydrate binding family 9 domain-containing protein yields MSHVRARCAGSLALPGPRMRALPRPLLSALACLMVVVALPSVAGGQDGALDVSRATPSGAVRAAGGTGAYNKVPSAPPNNALNTARAVRARSAPVIDGRDDDPAWIDAPPIDDFKQFSPQEDGEASFRTEVRAIYDDRNLYVVVRAFDPHPDSIVSLLSRRDVRTNSDQLKIIVDGYLDRRTAIELMLNPAGVKRDASIYSDVVEDMSWDGVWDGAAAVDSLGWVAEFKVPFSQLRFNPGARAFGFGVWRDIARRNERVAWPAYRTSRSTLASQLGTLEGLGGIQRSSRLEVLPYLLTKNVTEPATGGWSHPQKVTGGVDLKYGITANATLDATVNPDFGQVEVDPAVLNLSAFEVRFEERRPFFQEGVGLFKCGGPCEGVFYTRRIGRTPQLRASALDASGTSILGASKFTGRLSNGWQVGILDAITSREEGVSGSTIEPQTNYFVGRLVKDMRAGRSQLGAMFGAVNRNLDADTDPYLRRAAYTSLLQGFHRFGKDQWELMAYTGLNSVEGSRQAIARTQLNSVHFYQRPDHEEHFDSTRTSLGGHVMAASLSKIGGAVRWNTYLRRASAGLELNDLGFVPTVNDASIRNDMTWQALRPGPFYRRRTLNVATEHHWTTGGLPSGDRIAVTALWELPNSWISTLSVSVNDYGNAHCVACARGGPAVRQSAKYDVNWSITGDPRLPFVPKLLLATGVGDDRRSYGYATTLGGDLRIASRFSMGVEAQYTHRNDDQQWIANYGSAFSDTTHFTFAHLDQSTLSMTGRVNFTASPTLSLQLYTQPFVSTGDFDNWRELRDPRAARYRDRYKPYGGSSNPDGFSYKQFNSNAVVRWEYRPGSTLFVVWQQGRLRDQVLGRGFDFARDYRDLFRAHPDNTLLVKLAYWLNP; encoded by the coding sequence ATGTCGCACGTTCGCGCGCGCTGCGCCGGATCACTCGCCCTCCCCGGTCCGCGCATGCGCGCGCTGCCGCGCCCCTTGCTGTCGGCCCTGGCCTGTCTGATGGTCGTCGTCGCTCTCCCGTCGGTGGCAGGTGGACAGGACGGCGCACTCGATGTGTCGCGTGCGACGCCTTCGGGGGCCGTTCGCGCTGCCGGTGGCACTGGCGCCTACAACAAGGTGCCGAGCGCGCCGCCCAACAACGCGCTCAACACCGCGCGCGCGGTCCGCGCCCGCTCGGCGCCGGTTATCGACGGGCGCGACGACGATCCCGCCTGGATCGACGCCCCGCCCATTGACGACTTCAAGCAGTTCTCCCCGCAGGAAGACGGCGAGGCTTCGTTCCGCACCGAGGTGCGTGCCATCTACGACGACCGCAACCTGTACGTCGTGGTCCGCGCCTTCGACCCGCACCCCGACTCCATCGTCTCGCTCCTGTCGCGGCGCGACGTGCGCACCAACTCCGACCAGCTCAAGATCATCGTCGACGGCTATCTCGACCGGCGCACTGCCATCGAGCTCATGCTCAACCCCGCCGGGGTCAAGCGCGACGCCTCGATCTACAGCGACGTTGTCGAGGACATGTCGTGGGACGGCGTGTGGGACGGTGCGGCCGCCGTCGACTCGTTAGGGTGGGTGGCCGAGTTCAAGGTCCCCTTCTCGCAACTCCGCTTCAATCCCGGCGCGCGCGCCTTCGGCTTTGGCGTGTGGCGCGACATCGCCAGGCGCAACGAGCGCGTCGCCTGGCCGGCGTACCGGACTTCGCGCAGCACGCTTGCCTCGCAGCTCGGCACGCTCGAGGGGCTGGGCGGCATCCAGCGCAGCTCGCGCCTCGAGGTCCTCCCCTACCTCCTCACCAAGAACGTCACCGAGCCGGCCACCGGCGGATGGAGCCACCCGCAAAAGGTGACGGGGGGCGTCGACCTCAAGTACGGCATTACCGCCAATGCCACGCTCGACGCCACGGTCAACCCCGACTTCGGCCAGGTGGAGGTCGATCCCGCGGTCCTCAACCTCAGCGCCTTCGAGGTCCGCTTCGAGGAACGGCGCCCCTTCTTCCAGGAAGGCGTTGGACTCTTCAAGTGCGGCGGTCCGTGCGAGGGGGTCTTCTACACGCGCCGCATTGGGCGCACCCCGCAGCTGCGCGCCTCCGCGCTCGACGCGTCGGGGACCAGTATCCTCGGCGCGTCGAAGTTCACCGGGCGCTTGAGCAACGGATGGCAGGTGGGGATCCTCGACGCGATCACCAGTCGCGAGGAGGGGGTGAGCGGGAGCACCATCGAGCCGCAGACCAACTATTTCGTCGGGCGTCTCGTGAAGGACATGCGCGCTGGGCGGTCGCAGCTGGGGGCCATGTTCGGCGCCGTGAATCGCAACCTCGACGCCGACACCGATCCCTATCTCCGGCGCGCGGCCTATACGTCGCTGCTGCAGGGGTTCCACCGCTTCGGAAAGGACCAGTGGGAGCTGATGGCCTATACGGGACTCAACTCGGTGGAAGGGTCGCGCCAGGCCATCGCGCGCACGCAGCTCAACAGCGTGCACTTCTACCAGCGTCCCGACCATGAGGAGCACTTCGACAGCACGCGTACCTCGTTAGGCGGGCATGTCATGGCCGCGTCACTCTCAAAGATCGGCGGCGCCGTGCGCTGGAACACCTACTTGCGACGCGCCTCGGCCGGGCTCGAGCTCAATGACCTGGGCTTCGTCCCCACGGTGAACGACGCCTCCATTCGCAACGACATGACGTGGCAGGCGCTGCGCCCGGGACCCTTCTACCGCCGCCGCACCCTCAACGTCGCCACCGAGCATCACTGGACCACCGGCGGGCTCCCCAGCGGCGATCGCATCGCCGTCACCGCGTTGTGGGAGCTCCCGAACTCGTGGATCTCCACCCTCAGCGTCTCGGTGAACGACTACGGCAACGCGCATTGCGTCGCCTGCGCGCGCGGCGGTCCGGCGGTGCGCCAGTCGGCCAAGTATGACGTCAACTGGTCAATCACCGGCGACCCGCGGCTCCCCTTCGTTCCCAAGCTCCTCCTGGCGACTGGGGTGGGCGACGACCGCCGCTCGTACGGTTATGCGACCACCCTGGGCGGTGACCTGCGCATCGCCTCCCGATTCTCGATGGGGGTCGAGGCGCAGTACACGCACCGCAACGACGACCAGCAGTGGATCGCGAACTACGGCTCGGCGTTCAGCGACACCACGCACTTCACCTTCGCCCACCTGGACCAGTCCACGCTCTCGATGACCGGGCGCGTGAACTTCACCGCGTCGCCGACGCTGTCGTTGCAGCTGTACACGCAACCCTTCGTCAGCACGGGCGACTTCGACAACTGGCGCGAACTCCGCGACCCGCGCGCGGCGCGATATCGCGACCGCTACAAGCCGTACGGCGGCAGCAGCAACCCCGATGGCTTCTCGTACAAGCAGTTCAACTCCAACGCCGTCGTGCGGTGGGAGTACCGTCCCGGCTCGACGCTCTTCGTGGTCTGGCAGCAGGGTCGCTTGCGCGATCAGGTGCTGGGGCGCGGCTTCGACTTCGCCCGCGACTATCGCGACCTCTTCCGTGCGCATCCCGACAATACGCTGCTGGTGAAGCTGGCGTACTGGTTGAATCCGTAG